From a single Gadus morhua chromosome 3, gadMor3.0, whole genome shotgun sequence genomic region:
- the rfx1b gene encoding MHC class II regulatory factor RFX1 isoform X8: MFFNGVYCDLDGVYQGSVQSNDSVSESSPPAGVPTQVVQQVQTTSQRSVLQAVAQNSKRSAAHLNSIQTVHLNQEVDPVYSGQVHYVDGDSSYTSTPTVRSGGYPYSPLYSQTPPTASSYYDAPPSSESDVSESVGAQPVTMGTGGGGYLLQGNYVLAGGGGGLGGAQGYGNTNSRAPPATVQWLCENYEGAEGVSLPRCTLYCHYLLHCQEHKLEPVNAASFGKLIRSVFMGLRTRRLGTRGNSKYHYYGLRIKSGSPLLRLMDEQQHLAMRQQPFSQKHRTKPVQKAEGFTNGLSGGAGLQTAGLGDISSQVQQYQQFLDSSRQLPSLGEVDLGGYGLPEGVQLEHIKAFQSLYREHCEAILDVMINLQFILVETLWKSFWRFSLSNEPQSLSLHNESEKRLPKACLVVLCKFEPVLNWTKDCDNVLYQTLVEVLIPEVLRPIPSALTQAIRNFAKGLESWLTNAMMNVPEDMVRIKVACVCAFSQTLRRYTSLNHLAQAARAVLQNSAQITQMLSDLNRVDFTNVQEQASWVCRCEEDLVQRLEQDFKSTLQQQSSLEQWAAWLDGVVTRVLKPFHLNPAALPKAAKLFLLNWSFYSSMVIRDLTLRSAASFGSFHLIRLLYDEYMYYLVEHRVAGARGQTPIAIMGEFASSAKGRSSLDIEKEEEEEDEDEESEEDGGGELLLHSGSAPLPPGKEEVMEPPPKMSRGGLFPSD; the protein is encoded by the exons ATGTTCTTTAACGGGGTTTACTGTGATCTGGACGGCGTTTACC AGGGCTCCGTCCAATCCAATGACAGCGTGTCAGAGTCCAGCCCCCCCGCTGGGGTCCCCACCCAGGTGGTCCAACAGGTGCAGACGACGTCGCAG AGGTCAGTGCTGCAGGCGGTCGCTCAGAACTCTAAGAGGAGTGCAGCTCACCTGAACAGCATACAGACGGTTCACCTTAACCAAGAG gtGGACCCTGTGTACTCAGGCCAGGTCCACTATGTGGACGGGGACTCCAgctacacctccacccccactgt acgGTCAGGGGGCTACCCTTACTCGCCCCTGTACTCCCAGACTCCGCCCACCGCCTCGTCCTACTACGACGCCCCGCCCTCCTCTGAGTCGGACGTCTCTGAGTCCGTGGGCGCGCAACCCGTTACCATGGGGACGGGAGGCGGAGGCTACCTCCTCCAGGGGAACTACGtcctggccgggggggggggcgggctgggCGGAGCGCAGGGATACGGAAACACCAACTCACGGGCGCCGCCCGCCACG gtgcagTGGCTGTGTGAGAACTacgagggggcggagggggtgaGCCTTCCGCGCTGCACCCTGTACTGCCACTACCTGCTGCACTGCCAGGAGCACAAGCTGGAGCCCGTCAACGCCGCCTCCTTCGGGAAGCTGATCCGCTCTGTGTTCATGGGCCTGAGGACACGCAGGCTGGGCACCAG GGGTAACTCTAAGTACCACTACTACGGCCTGCGTATCAAGTCCGGCTCCCCGCTGCTGAGGCTGATGGACGAGCAGCAGCACCTGGCCATGAGGCAGCAGCCGTTCAGCCAGAAGCACAG GACCAAGCCGGTGCAGAAGGCGGAGGGCTTCACCAATGGGCTGTCGGGGGGGGCGGGTCTTCAGACGGCCGGCCTTGGGGACATCTCATCCCAGGTGCAGCAGTACCAACAGTTCCTGG atTCCTCCCGCCAGCTGCCCAGCCTCGGGGAGGTGGACCTTGGGGGCTACGGGCTGCCTGAGGGGGTCCAGCTGGAGCACATCAAGGCCTTCCAGAGCCTGTACCGGGAGCACTGTGAG GCCATCCTGGACGTCATGATCAACCTGCAGTTCATCCTGGTGGAGACGCTGTGGAAATCCTTCTGGAGGTTCAGCCTGAGCAACGAGCCGCAGTCCCTGAGCCT GCACAACGAGTCCGAGAAGCGTCTCCCCAAAGCCTGCCTGGTGGTGCTGTGTAAGTTTGAGCCGGTGCTGAACTGGACCAAAGACTGTGACAACGTGCTGTACCAGACGCTGGTGGAGGTCCTGATCCCAGAGGTGCTGAGGCCCATCCCCA gtgcccTGACCCAGGCCATCAGGAACTTTGCCAAGGGTCTGGAGAGCTGGCTGACCAACGCCATGATGAACGTCCCCGAGGACATGGTCCGCATCAAG gtggcgtgtgtgtgtgccttctccCAGACACTGCGTCGCTACACCAGCCTGAACCACCTGGCGCAGGCCGCGCGCGCTGTGCTGCAGAACTCCGCCCAGATCACCCAGATGCTCTCGGACCTCAACCGCGTGGACTTCACCAACGTCCAG gagcaggCCTCCTGGGTGTGCCGCTGTGAGGAGGACCTGGTCCAGAGGCTGGAGCAGGACTTCAAGAGcaccctgcagcagcagagctCCCTGGAGCAGTGGGCCGCCTGGCTGGATGGCGTGGTGACCCGCGTGCTGAAGCCCTTCCACCTCAACCCCGCTGCCCTGCCCAAGGCCGCCAAGCTCTTCCTGCTCAACTGGTCCTTCTACAG ctCCATGGTGATCAGAGACCTGACCCTGCGCTCCGCTGCGTCCTTCGGGTCCTTCCACCTGATCCGTCTGCTGTATGATGAGTACATGTACTACCTGGTGGAGCACCGCGTGGCCGGGGCCCGCGGACAGACGCCCATCGCCATCATGGGAGAG tttGCCAGCAGTGCTAAGGGCCGCAGCTCCCTGGACATAGAGAAAG aagaggaagaggaggatgaggatgaggagagtgaggaggacgGTGGCGGCGAGCTCCTGCTGCActcaggctccgcccccctgccccccgggAAGGAGGAGGTCATGGAGCCCCCGCCCAAGATGTCCAGGGGGGGCCTGTTCCCCTCAGActga
- the rfx1b gene encoding MHC class II regulatory factor RFX1 isoform X1 produces MATSGYSEDLQSQQGNTVTMAMPAAAAPSASKPAHFLSEISPTSVAITTSNQSAAASKSRQEALCAQVTATMSQKAVLLPGATQQYSATEVQKSNGQSSPQYIIVTVTEGSVQSNDSVSESSPPAGVPTQVVQQVQTTSQQRSVLQAVAQNSKRSAAHLNSIQTVHLNQEVDPVYSGQVHYVDGDSSYTSTPTVRSGGYPYSPLYSQTPPTASSYYDAPPSSESDVSESVGAQPVTMGTGGGGYLLQGNYVLAGGGGGLGGAQGYGNTNSRAPPATVQWLCENYEGAEGVSLPRCTLYCHYLLHCQEHKLEPVNAASFGKLIRSVFMGLRTRRLGTRGNSKYHYYGLRIKSGSPLLRLMDEQQHLAMRQQPFSQKHRTKPVQKAEGFTNGLSGGAGLQTAGLGDISSQVQQYQQFLDSSRQLPSLGEVDLGGYGLPEGVQLEHIKAFQSLYREHCEAILDVMINLQFILVETLWKSFWRFSLSNEPQSLSLHNESEKRLPKACLVVLCKFEPVLNWTKDCDNVLYQTLVEVLIPEVLRPIPSALTQAIRNFAKGLESWLTNAMMNVPEDMVRIKVACVCAFSQTLRRYTSLNHLAQAARAVLQNSAQITQMLSDLNRVDFTNVQEQASWVCRCEEDLVQRLEQDFKSTLQQQSSLEQWAAWLDGVVTRVLKPFHLNPAALPKAAKLFLLNWSFYSSMVIRDLTLRSAASFGSFHLIRLLYDEYMYYLVEHRVAGARGQTPIAIMGEFASSAKGRSSLDIEKEEEEEDEDEESEEDGGGELLLHSGSAPLPPGKEEVMEPPPKMSRGGLFPSD; encoded by the exons ATGGCAACTTCCGGATACTCTGAGGACCTTCAGTCTCAGCAGGGCAACACAGTAACCATGGCGATGcctgccgccgccgcgcccTCGGCTTCGAAGCCCGCACACTTCCTGTCTGAGATTTCGCCAACTTCTGTCGCTATTACGACATCTAACCAATCAGCAGCCGCGTCCAAATCAAGACAGGAAGCCCTTTGTGCCCAGGTCACCGCCACCATGTCCCAGAAGGCCGTGCTGCTCCCCGGCGCCACGCAGCAGTACAGCGCCACCGAGGTCCAGAAGAGCAACGGGCAGAGCTCCCCTCAGTACATTATCGTGACCGTCACAG AGGGCTCCGTCCAATCCAATGACAGCGTGTCAGAGTCCAGCCCCCCCGCTGGGGTCCCCACCCAGGTGGTCCAACAGGTGCAGACGACGTCGCAG CAGAGGTCAGTGCTGCAGGCGGTCGCTCAGAACTCTAAGAGGAGTGCAGCTCACCTGAACAGCATACAGACGGTTCACCTTAACCAAGAG gtGGACCCTGTGTACTCAGGCCAGGTCCACTATGTGGACGGGGACTCCAgctacacctccacccccactgt acgGTCAGGGGGCTACCCTTACTCGCCCCTGTACTCCCAGACTCCGCCCACCGCCTCGTCCTACTACGACGCCCCGCCCTCCTCTGAGTCGGACGTCTCTGAGTCCGTGGGCGCGCAACCCGTTACCATGGGGACGGGAGGCGGAGGCTACCTCCTCCAGGGGAACTACGtcctggccgggggggggggcgggctgggCGGAGCGCAGGGATACGGAAACACCAACTCACGGGCGCCGCCCGCCACG gtgcagTGGCTGTGTGAGAACTacgagggggcggagggggtgaGCCTTCCGCGCTGCACCCTGTACTGCCACTACCTGCTGCACTGCCAGGAGCACAAGCTGGAGCCCGTCAACGCCGCCTCCTTCGGGAAGCTGATCCGCTCTGTGTTCATGGGCCTGAGGACACGCAGGCTGGGCACCAG GGGTAACTCTAAGTACCACTACTACGGCCTGCGTATCAAGTCCGGCTCCCCGCTGCTGAGGCTGATGGACGAGCAGCAGCACCTGGCCATGAGGCAGCAGCCGTTCAGCCAGAAGCACAG GACCAAGCCGGTGCAGAAGGCGGAGGGCTTCACCAATGGGCTGTCGGGGGGGGCGGGTCTTCAGACGGCCGGCCTTGGGGACATCTCATCCCAGGTGCAGCAGTACCAACAGTTCCTGG atTCCTCCCGCCAGCTGCCCAGCCTCGGGGAGGTGGACCTTGGGGGCTACGGGCTGCCTGAGGGGGTCCAGCTGGAGCACATCAAGGCCTTCCAGAGCCTGTACCGGGAGCACTGTGAG GCCATCCTGGACGTCATGATCAACCTGCAGTTCATCCTGGTGGAGACGCTGTGGAAATCCTTCTGGAGGTTCAGCCTGAGCAACGAGCCGCAGTCCCTGAGCCT GCACAACGAGTCCGAGAAGCGTCTCCCCAAAGCCTGCCTGGTGGTGCTGTGTAAGTTTGAGCCGGTGCTGAACTGGACCAAAGACTGTGACAACGTGCTGTACCAGACGCTGGTGGAGGTCCTGATCCCAGAGGTGCTGAGGCCCATCCCCA gtgcccTGACCCAGGCCATCAGGAACTTTGCCAAGGGTCTGGAGAGCTGGCTGACCAACGCCATGATGAACGTCCCCGAGGACATGGTCCGCATCAAG gtggcgtgtgtgtgtgccttctccCAGACACTGCGTCGCTACACCAGCCTGAACCACCTGGCGCAGGCCGCGCGCGCTGTGCTGCAGAACTCCGCCCAGATCACCCAGATGCTCTCGGACCTCAACCGCGTGGACTTCACCAACGTCCAG gagcaggCCTCCTGGGTGTGCCGCTGTGAGGAGGACCTGGTCCAGAGGCTGGAGCAGGACTTCAAGAGcaccctgcagcagcagagctCCCTGGAGCAGTGGGCCGCCTGGCTGGATGGCGTGGTGACCCGCGTGCTGAAGCCCTTCCACCTCAACCCCGCTGCCCTGCCCAAGGCCGCCAAGCTCTTCCTGCTCAACTGGTCCTTCTACAG ctCCATGGTGATCAGAGACCTGACCCTGCGCTCCGCTGCGTCCTTCGGGTCCTTCCACCTGATCCGTCTGCTGTATGATGAGTACATGTACTACCTGGTGGAGCACCGCGTGGCCGGGGCCCGCGGACAGACGCCCATCGCCATCATGGGAGAG tttGCCAGCAGTGCTAAGGGCCGCAGCTCCCTGGACATAGAGAAAG aagaggaagaggaggatgaggatgaggagagtgaggaggacgGTGGCGGCGAGCTCCTGCTGCActcaggctccgcccccctgccccccgggAAGGAGGAGGTCATGGAGCCCCCGCCCAAGATGTCCAGGGGGGGCCTGTTCCCCTCAGActga
- the rfx1b gene encoding MHC class II regulatory factor RFX1 isoform X3, which produces MATSGYSEDLQSQQGNTVTMAMPAAAAPSASKPAHFLSEISPTSVAITTSNQSAAASKSRQEALCAQVTATMSQKAVLLPGATQQYSATEVQKSNGQSSPQYIIVTVTEGSVQSNDSVSESSPPAGVPTQVVQQVQTTSQQRSVLQAVAQNSKRSAAHLNSIQTVHLNQEVDPVYSGQVHYVDGDSSYTSTPTVRSGGYPYSPLYSQTPPTASSYYDAPPSSESDVSESVGAQPVTMGTGGGGYLLQGNYVLAGGGGGLGGAQGYGNTNSRAPPATVQWLCENYEGAEGVSLPRCTLYCHYLLHCQEHKLEPVNAASFGKLIRSVFMGLRTRRLGTRGNSKYHYYGLRIKSGSPLLRLMDEQQHLAMRQQPFSQKHRTKPVQKAEGFTNGLSGGAGLQTAGLGDISSQVQQYQQFLDSSRQLPSLGEVDLGGYGLPEGVQLEHIKAFQSLYREHCEAILDVMINLQFILVETLWKSFWRFSLSNEPQSLSLHNESEKRLPKACLVVLCKFEPVLNWTKDCDNVLYQTLVEVLIPEVLRPIPSALTQAIRNFAKGLESWLTNAMMNVPEDMVRIKVACVCAFSQTLRRYTSLNHLAQAARAVLQNSAQITQMLSDLNRVDFTNVQEQASWVCRCEEDLVQRLEQDFKSTLQQQSSLEQWAAWLDGVVTRVLKPFHLNPAALPKAAKLFLLNWSFYSSMVIRDLTLRSAASFGSFHLIRLLYDEYMYYLVEHRVAGARGQTPIAIMGEFASSAKGRSSLDIEKEEEEDEDEESEEDGGGELLLHSGSAPLPPGKEEVMEPPPKMSRGGLFPSD; this is translated from the exons ATGGCAACTTCCGGATACTCTGAGGACCTTCAGTCTCAGCAGGGCAACACAGTAACCATGGCGATGcctgccgccgccgcgcccTCGGCTTCGAAGCCCGCACACTTCCTGTCTGAGATTTCGCCAACTTCTGTCGCTATTACGACATCTAACCAATCAGCAGCCGCGTCCAAATCAAGACAGGAAGCCCTTTGTGCCCAGGTCACCGCCACCATGTCCCAGAAGGCCGTGCTGCTCCCCGGCGCCACGCAGCAGTACAGCGCCACCGAGGTCCAGAAGAGCAACGGGCAGAGCTCCCCTCAGTACATTATCGTGACCGTCACAG AGGGCTCCGTCCAATCCAATGACAGCGTGTCAGAGTCCAGCCCCCCCGCTGGGGTCCCCACCCAGGTGGTCCAACAGGTGCAGACGACGTCGCAG CAGAGGTCAGTGCTGCAGGCGGTCGCTCAGAACTCTAAGAGGAGTGCAGCTCACCTGAACAGCATACAGACGGTTCACCTTAACCAAGAG gtGGACCCTGTGTACTCAGGCCAGGTCCACTATGTGGACGGGGACTCCAgctacacctccacccccactgt acgGTCAGGGGGCTACCCTTACTCGCCCCTGTACTCCCAGACTCCGCCCACCGCCTCGTCCTACTACGACGCCCCGCCCTCCTCTGAGTCGGACGTCTCTGAGTCCGTGGGCGCGCAACCCGTTACCATGGGGACGGGAGGCGGAGGCTACCTCCTCCAGGGGAACTACGtcctggccgggggggggggcgggctgggCGGAGCGCAGGGATACGGAAACACCAACTCACGGGCGCCGCCCGCCACG gtgcagTGGCTGTGTGAGAACTacgagggggcggagggggtgaGCCTTCCGCGCTGCACCCTGTACTGCCACTACCTGCTGCACTGCCAGGAGCACAAGCTGGAGCCCGTCAACGCCGCCTCCTTCGGGAAGCTGATCCGCTCTGTGTTCATGGGCCTGAGGACACGCAGGCTGGGCACCAG GGGTAACTCTAAGTACCACTACTACGGCCTGCGTATCAAGTCCGGCTCCCCGCTGCTGAGGCTGATGGACGAGCAGCAGCACCTGGCCATGAGGCAGCAGCCGTTCAGCCAGAAGCACAG GACCAAGCCGGTGCAGAAGGCGGAGGGCTTCACCAATGGGCTGTCGGGGGGGGCGGGTCTTCAGACGGCCGGCCTTGGGGACATCTCATCCCAGGTGCAGCAGTACCAACAGTTCCTGG atTCCTCCCGCCAGCTGCCCAGCCTCGGGGAGGTGGACCTTGGGGGCTACGGGCTGCCTGAGGGGGTCCAGCTGGAGCACATCAAGGCCTTCCAGAGCCTGTACCGGGAGCACTGTGAG GCCATCCTGGACGTCATGATCAACCTGCAGTTCATCCTGGTGGAGACGCTGTGGAAATCCTTCTGGAGGTTCAGCCTGAGCAACGAGCCGCAGTCCCTGAGCCT GCACAACGAGTCCGAGAAGCGTCTCCCCAAAGCCTGCCTGGTGGTGCTGTGTAAGTTTGAGCCGGTGCTGAACTGGACCAAAGACTGTGACAACGTGCTGTACCAGACGCTGGTGGAGGTCCTGATCCCAGAGGTGCTGAGGCCCATCCCCA gtgcccTGACCCAGGCCATCAGGAACTTTGCCAAGGGTCTGGAGAGCTGGCTGACCAACGCCATGATGAACGTCCCCGAGGACATGGTCCGCATCAAG gtggcgtgtgtgtgtgccttctccCAGACACTGCGTCGCTACACCAGCCTGAACCACCTGGCGCAGGCCGCGCGCGCTGTGCTGCAGAACTCCGCCCAGATCACCCAGATGCTCTCGGACCTCAACCGCGTGGACTTCACCAACGTCCAG gagcaggCCTCCTGGGTGTGCCGCTGTGAGGAGGACCTGGTCCAGAGGCTGGAGCAGGACTTCAAGAGcaccctgcagcagcagagctCCCTGGAGCAGTGGGCCGCCTGGCTGGATGGCGTGGTGACCCGCGTGCTGAAGCCCTTCCACCTCAACCCCGCTGCCCTGCCCAAGGCCGCCAAGCTCTTCCTGCTCAACTGGTCCTTCTACAG ctCCATGGTGATCAGAGACCTGACCCTGCGCTCCGCTGCGTCCTTCGGGTCCTTCCACCTGATCCGTCTGCTGTATGATGAGTACATGTACTACCTGGTGGAGCACCGCGTGGCCGGGGCCCGCGGACAGACGCCCATCGCCATCATGGGAGAG tttGCCAGCAGTGCTAAGGGCCGCAGCTCCCTGGACATAGAGAAAG aggaagaggaggatgaggatgaggagagtgaggaggacgGTGGCGGCGAGCTCCTGCTGCActcaggctccgcccccctgccccccgggAAGGAGGAGGTCATGGAGCCCCCGCCCAAGATGTCCAGGGGGGGCCTGTTCCCCTCAGActga
- the rfx1b gene encoding MHC class II regulatory factor RFX1 isoform X5 yields the protein MSQKAVLLPGATQQYSATEVQKSNGQSSPQYIIVTVTEGSVQSNDSVSESSPPAGVPTQVVQQVQTTSQQRSVLQAVAQNSKRSAAHLNSIQTVHLNQEVDPVYSGQVHYVDGDSSYTSTPTVRSGGYPYSPLYSQTPPTASSYYDAPPSSESDVSESVGAQPVTMGTGGGGYLLQGNYVLAGGGGGLGGAQGYGNTNSRAPPATVQWLCENYEGAEGVSLPRCTLYCHYLLHCQEHKLEPVNAASFGKLIRSVFMGLRTRRLGTRGNSKYHYYGLRIKSGSPLLRLMDEQQHLAMRQQPFSQKHRTKPVQKAEGFTNGLSGGAGLQTAGLGDISSQVQQYQQFLDSSRQLPSLGEVDLGGYGLPEGVQLEHIKAFQSLYREHCEAILDVMINLQFILVETLWKSFWRFSLSNEPQSLSLHNESEKRLPKACLVVLCKFEPVLNWTKDCDNVLYQTLVEVLIPEVLRPIPSALTQAIRNFAKGLESWLTNAMMNVPEDMVRIKVACVCAFSQTLRRYTSLNHLAQAARAVLQNSAQITQMLSDLNRVDFTNVQEQASWVCRCEEDLVQRLEQDFKSTLQQQSSLEQWAAWLDGVVTRVLKPFHLNPAALPKAAKLFLLNWSFYSSMVIRDLTLRSAASFGSFHLIRLLYDEYMYYLVEHRVAGARGQTPIAIMGEFASSAKGRSSLDIEKEEEEEDEDEESEEDGGGELLLHSGSAPLPPGKEEVMEPPPKMSRGGLFPSD from the exons ATGTCCCAGAAGGCCGTGCTGCTCCCCGGCGCCACGCAGCAGTACAGCGCCACCGAGGTCCAGAAGAGCAACGGGCAGAGCTCCCCTCAGTACATTATCGTGACCGTCACAG AGGGCTCCGTCCAATCCAATGACAGCGTGTCAGAGTCCAGCCCCCCCGCTGGGGTCCCCACCCAGGTGGTCCAACAGGTGCAGACGACGTCGCAG CAGAGGTCAGTGCTGCAGGCGGTCGCTCAGAACTCTAAGAGGAGTGCAGCTCACCTGAACAGCATACAGACGGTTCACCTTAACCAAGAG gtGGACCCTGTGTACTCAGGCCAGGTCCACTATGTGGACGGGGACTCCAgctacacctccacccccactgt acgGTCAGGGGGCTACCCTTACTCGCCCCTGTACTCCCAGACTCCGCCCACCGCCTCGTCCTACTACGACGCCCCGCCCTCCTCTGAGTCGGACGTCTCTGAGTCCGTGGGCGCGCAACCCGTTACCATGGGGACGGGAGGCGGAGGCTACCTCCTCCAGGGGAACTACGtcctggccgggggggggggcgggctgggCGGAGCGCAGGGATACGGAAACACCAACTCACGGGCGCCGCCCGCCACG gtgcagTGGCTGTGTGAGAACTacgagggggcggagggggtgaGCCTTCCGCGCTGCACCCTGTACTGCCACTACCTGCTGCACTGCCAGGAGCACAAGCTGGAGCCCGTCAACGCCGCCTCCTTCGGGAAGCTGATCCGCTCTGTGTTCATGGGCCTGAGGACACGCAGGCTGGGCACCAG GGGTAACTCTAAGTACCACTACTACGGCCTGCGTATCAAGTCCGGCTCCCCGCTGCTGAGGCTGATGGACGAGCAGCAGCACCTGGCCATGAGGCAGCAGCCGTTCAGCCAGAAGCACAG GACCAAGCCGGTGCAGAAGGCGGAGGGCTTCACCAATGGGCTGTCGGGGGGGGCGGGTCTTCAGACGGCCGGCCTTGGGGACATCTCATCCCAGGTGCAGCAGTACCAACAGTTCCTGG atTCCTCCCGCCAGCTGCCCAGCCTCGGGGAGGTGGACCTTGGGGGCTACGGGCTGCCTGAGGGGGTCCAGCTGGAGCACATCAAGGCCTTCCAGAGCCTGTACCGGGAGCACTGTGAG GCCATCCTGGACGTCATGATCAACCTGCAGTTCATCCTGGTGGAGACGCTGTGGAAATCCTTCTGGAGGTTCAGCCTGAGCAACGAGCCGCAGTCCCTGAGCCT GCACAACGAGTCCGAGAAGCGTCTCCCCAAAGCCTGCCTGGTGGTGCTGTGTAAGTTTGAGCCGGTGCTGAACTGGACCAAAGACTGTGACAACGTGCTGTACCAGACGCTGGTGGAGGTCCTGATCCCAGAGGTGCTGAGGCCCATCCCCA gtgcccTGACCCAGGCCATCAGGAACTTTGCCAAGGGTCTGGAGAGCTGGCTGACCAACGCCATGATGAACGTCCCCGAGGACATGGTCCGCATCAAG gtggcgtgtgtgtgtgccttctccCAGACACTGCGTCGCTACACCAGCCTGAACCACCTGGCGCAGGCCGCGCGCGCTGTGCTGCAGAACTCCGCCCAGATCACCCAGATGCTCTCGGACCTCAACCGCGTGGACTTCACCAACGTCCAG gagcaggCCTCCTGGGTGTGCCGCTGTGAGGAGGACCTGGTCCAGAGGCTGGAGCAGGACTTCAAGAGcaccctgcagcagcagagctCCCTGGAGCAGTGGGCCGCCTGGCTGGATGGCGTGGTGACCCGCGTGCTGAAGCCCTTCCACCTCAACCCCGCTGCCCTGCCCAAGGCCGCCAAGCTCTTCCTGCTCAACTGGTCCTTCTACAG ctCCATGGTGATCAGAGACCTGACCCTGCGCTCCGCTGCGTCCTTCGGGTCCTTCCACCTGATCCGTCTGCTGTATGATGAGTACATGTACTACCTGGTGGAGCACCGCGTGGCCGGGGCCCGCGGACAGACGCCCATCGCCATCATGGGAGAG tttGCCAGCAGTGCTAAGGGCCGCAGCTCCCTGGACATAGAGAAAG aagaggaagaggaggatgaggatgaggagagtgaggaggacgGTGGCGGCGAGCTCCTGCTGCActcaggctccgcccccctgccccccgggAAGGAGGAGGTCATGGAGCCCCCGCCCAAGATGTCCAGGGGGGGCCTGTTCCCCTCAGActga